A window of Drosophila santomea strain STO CAGO 1482 chromosome X, Prin_Dsan_1.1, whole genome shotgun sequence genomic DNA:
tttcgtgtttttttttgctgcttaaATATGGCATAGTTGCATATTTTGCATGGCTTACATGTATAAAAAGAATTTTCGTTCTCGATAATTTGACACGTTATTTGAGTTTTTAAAATACACTTATAGTAATTatagtaaaaataaaaatcaaattcattGGCTTTACCAACTAAAATTGTTATGAGAATTTGTTAATGGCTGGTGCGTCATGAATATTTTCTCCAGAGACTTTCAAATACACCAATAAGgtataaaatattaatgtttTGCTCAGTACAGTACTTTACGTTCTTGCAAAACTTCTCAAAACAATCATGAGCACACCGCCTTGTGGTGTTGTAATACTTTCCATTGGGATTAATAAATAGATGaggcataaaaaaaaacacattcgTTTTAGTGCTAACTTTCCGGAACCAGCTCCGGACTTAAGATGAGTGTAGTTGCTGGTCTTGAGCGGTGGCCGTTTAGTTGTTCTTCTTCTTGGGCTTCTTGGGATTGCGGGAGCGCGACTTGGCCTTGCAGAGTGGACAGATGGGCGCGTTCCGGTGGATCTGCTGGTGGCAGGACAGACAGGACTTCATCGGTGGCGGCTGCTGGCGGAGATTCACATTGAAGTCGGAGCGAAACGAGGGATGGTGGCCGATGCCGATCGATGGCGACTGCTGCAGTCGATTGctgggcggcggcggtggcggtggtgctgAGAAATCGCCCTTGCCCAGACGCACTGCAGCGGCTGccgcagcggcggcggcagcagcactGCCTGCTCCCGGCGGGGCGGGTGGCATGAAGGCGTGTCCAGGATTGCCGCCACCGGCACCTCCGCCGCCCACGGATCCTCCACCACCGCCTGCAGCGCCGCCACCACCAACGCCGCCCTGTCCGCCGCCAGATGGCAGCGCGGTCACCGTGGCCTCCGGCATCAGGGGATGCCGGGCATGCGGACGGGCCAGCGACGAGGTCTGATTAACCGaggccgccgccgctgctgcagcagctgctgctgccgctgattGGGCGGCCACCTTAAGGAAGTTGGTCTGGAAGCGATCCTTCGAAATGGGACTGCCCTCCTCCTCGTGAAGATCCCGCAGCGGACTTAGTCCGAGATAGTCACGGCGCATGTGATCGATCTGGTACTTGAGGGCCAGGTATTCCTCGTACACCCGGTTGGCCATGTCGAAGGAGCGCGTCTGGTTCTCCTTCGTCTGCTTGATAATGTTCTCCATGTCGTTGATGTCCGCATGGATCTGGCGCAGCTCCTCCACGTGCGACATCTTCTCCTCGAGCAGGTGCTCCATCTCCTTGCGATACTCCTCCAGGCATTTCTCCTCATCATCGCTCAGCTTCACCTCCTTAATAATCCGCACCTTGAGCTTCTCCAGCGACAGCGTCTTGTCCCTGATGTCCTTGATGGCCTCCAGTTTGGCGTAGTAGTGGCGCTCATTGGAGCTCGAGATCTCGCTGGTGGCCATTGCAGATCCAAAACGATCCGTGTGGTATTCTAGTTCTGGAGTAATATGAGTATTTTCGGAAGACTCTTGACTGTTTTCTGAATGGCCCCCTCCCCTGGGCgaatgtttattttgcactttttcaCTAGCCTAACGGTTGGGTGTCGGGTTTTCCGACTGATTCTCAAGCATCTGATATTGTTGATCGAGTCTTTTGTGTTAGTCCTTTGGAACGGCGcacttttaattgattttttctttatttatttggttttttcgCTGCTAATGCTaataccatttttttttctggtaTACAATGCAGTGTTACCAGGttgtgaaaacatttttctttattcaTCACGACCAGCCGATTATTTTCTATCGATAGCTGGCGGTGCCGGAATATACTGATAATAACTATTACAACTTTTACCCAGGCAAATTCTGTCTTTCAGCGAACGGCCACACTGGGCGCGCCCGTTATATTACATTatgcatttgtatttttcgATCGGGCGCAGATCGTTCGGATCGGAAAATCCGGTTCGGAAAGCGGGCTTTGGGGACAAAACAAAGAATCTTGTTCTGGTCATGACTTTTCCATCCGCGAATTGTCAACTTTTGTTGGGCAAATAGTTGTTGTTCTCTGCCGAAGCCAGCAGCAACGATCGCtagagagagagcgagacgGATGCAAACAATGCGTACCTgtgcgcatgtgtgtgtgagacATTCCGCAAGTGAT
This region includes:
- the LOC120456837 gene encoding zinc finger C4H2 domain-containing protein: MATSEISSSNERHYYAKLEAIKDIRDKTLSLEKLKVRIIKEVKLSDDEEKCLEEYRKEMEHLLEEKMSHVEELRQIHADINDMENIIKQTKENQTRSFDMANRVYEEYLALKYQIDHMRRDYLGLSPLRDLHEEEGSPISKDRFQTNFLKVAAQSAAAAAAAAAAAASVNQTSSLARPHARHPLMPEATVTALPSGGGQGGVGGGGAAGGGGGSVGGGGAGGGNPGHAFMPPAPPGAGSAAAAAAAAAAAVRLGKGDFSAPPPPPPPSNRLQQSPSIGIGHHPSFRSDFNVNLRQQPPPMKSCLSCHQQIHRNAPICPLCKAKSRSRNPKKPKKKNN